A portion of the Deltaproteobacteria bacterium genome contains these proteins:
- a CDS encoding universal stress protein, translated as MKILVAIDGSKDSGEGVKIAFDMIKAQGGAVTLLAVIPLYPDIDLEISARARDSLEGKLSQQAEQALSKAKELFQSSGITPKAMIVSSGAIADEIVKTAEEEKMDLIVIGSRGMGATGRFSLGGTAMKIISHAPCSVLVAKAA; from the coding sequence ATGAAGATATTGGTGGCCATTGATGGTTCCAAGGATTCCGGGGAAGGGGTCAAGATAGCCTTTGATATGATCAAGGCCCAGGGAGGCGCTGTAACCCTTCTGGCGGTAATACCCCTCTATCCGGATATCGACCTGGAAATTTCAGCCAGGGCCCGGGATTCCCTGGAAGGTAAGCTGAGTCAACAGGCCGAGCAGGCCCTGTCCAAGGCCAAAGAATTATTTCAGTCCAGTGGGATAACCCCAAAGGCTATGATTGTCAGTTCCGGGGCCATAGCCGATGAAATCGTCAAGACCGCCGAGGAAGAAAAAATGGATTTGATTGTTATCGGCAGCCGGGGAATGGGGGCCACCGGCCGTTTCAGTCTGGGGGGTACGGCCATGAAGATCATCTCTCACGCCCCTTGTTCGGTGCTGGTGGCCAAGGCGGCATAA
- a CDS encoding sigma-54-dependent Fis family transcriptional regulator, which yields MAERILIVDDEPDMLDLLKRIIEDKTNYQVDTTSDSLDVPHILEENAFDLVITDLRMPNLDGLELIDIIRKKDDQIPIIILTAYGTIESAVEAMQKGAFSYITKPFKKEEILLTINKAFNFQRLTKENLNLRNELEEKLKFPFLIGSSPRMEKVYQRIMQVAQTSATILITGESGTGKELAAKTIHFHSHRKNRNIVAVNCSAIPETLIESELFGHLKGSFTGAIRDKKGLVEEADGGTLFLDEIGDLNLVMQTKLLRLLQEGEYKPVGSSKTLIADIRFIAATNQDLMEKVHKKEFREDLFYRLNVIQIILPPLRDRKDDIPLLSQFFVEKYNKLNQKEIKGIAPEALEVLKTRDWPGNIRELENVIERGIILSWSDILQISDLFPEDQPSSFPFRIQENIFLSPFKEAKEHIINNFHIEYIRRVLAKYGGNVSLAAKECGLKRPYLHRLMRENDIKSKNYR from the coding sequence ATGGCCGAAAGAATATTGATTGTCGATGACGAACCCGACATGCTAGACTTGTTAAAAAGGATCATTGAGGATAAAACCAATTATCAAGTAGATACCACCTCTGATTCTTTAGATGTCCCCCACATATTAGAAGAAAATGCCTTTGATCTGGTAATTACCGACTTAAGGATGCCAAACCTGGATGGCCTGGAGTTAATCGATATTATCCGAAAAAAAGACGATCAAATTCCGATTATCATCCTGACCGCTTATGGAACCATTGAATCTGCGGTTGAGGCTATGCAAAAAGGGGCCTTCAGTTATATCACCAAGCCCTTTAAAAAAGAAGAAATCCTCCTGACTATCAACAAGGCCTTTAATTTCCAACGCTTAACCAAAGAAAACCTCAACTTGAGAAATGAGTTGGAGGAAAAATTGAAGTTCCCCTTTCTCATCGGCTCCAGCCCCCGCATGGAAAAAGTGTATCAGAGGATTATGCAGGTGGCCCAGACTTCGGCAACCATTCTGATCACCGGTGAATCCGGTACCGGAAAAGAATTAGCGGCCAAGACCATACATTTCCACAGCCATAGAAAAAATAGAAATATAGTGGCCGTCAATTGTTCGGCCATCCCGGAAACTCTGATTGAGAGCGAGCTGTTCGGCCATTTGAAGGGTTCTTTTACCGGCGCCATAAGGGACAAAAAAGGCCTGGTGGAAGAGGCGGACGGCGGGACTCTATTCCTGGACGAAATCGGCGATTTAAATTTGGTTATGCAAACCAAACTGCTGCGCCTTCTTCAGGAAGGGGAATATAAACCGGTGGGGAGCTCTAAAACCTTGATTGCCGATATCCGGTTTATTGCCGCCACTAATCAGGACTTGATGGAAAAAGTGCATAAAAAGGAATTCCGGGAGGATTTGTTTTATCGATTAAATGTGATCCAGATTATTCTGCCTCCTCTCAGGGATCGAAAAGACGATATCCCCCTCCTGTCCCAATTTTTCGTTGAAAAATATAACAAGCTCAATCAAAAGGAAATCAAGGGGATCGCCCCGGAGGCCCTGGAGGTACTCAAAACCCGCGACTGGCCGGGAAATATCAGAGAATTGGAGAATGTCATTGAACGGGGAATTATTTTAAGTTGGTCCGATATCCTTCAGATCTCCGATCTGTTTCCGGAAGACCAGCCCTCCTCCTTTCCTTTCAGGATCCAGGAAAATATCTTCCTGTCCCCTTTTAAAGAAGCCAAGGAACATATTATCAACAATTTTCATATCGAATATATCCGCCGGGTGCTGGCCAAATATGGGGGAAATGTTTCTTTGGCGGCTAAAGAATGTGGGCTTAAGAGACCTTATCTGCACCGTTTGATGCGGGAAAATGATATCAAGTCTAAAAACTATCGCTAA